In the genome of Apodemus sylvaticus chromosome 2, mApoSyl1.1, whole genome shotgun sequence, one region contains:
- the Nap1l5 gene encoding nucleosome assembly protein 1-like 5: MCSQPSADTEQPFQPSAFAASSKLTLDQAQSQLQDGSGPALSQTAQPPDHCGKKAQLSRALAMADPEKQGPAESRAEDEVMEGAQGGEDAATGDSAAAPVAEEPQAPAENATKPKKDFIESLPNSVKCRVLALKKLQKRCDKIEAKFDKEFQALEKKYNEIYKPLLAKIQELTGEMEGCAWTLEEDDDEDDEEEDEEEEEEEAAAGAIGGPAAAKK, translated from the coding sequence ATGTGCTCACAGCCATCAGCTGATACTGAGCAGCCATTCCAGCCGTCAGCGTTTGCTGCATCCTCAAAACTCACTCTGGACCAGGCGCAGTCACAGCTGCAAGACGGCTCTGGCCCAGCTCTGTCGCAGACTGCGCAACCACCAGACCACTGCGGCAAAAAAGCCCAGCTGAGCCGAGCACTAGCCATGGCTGACCCCGAGAAGCAGGGACCCGCTGAGAGCCGCGCCGAGGACGAGGTAATGGAGGGAGCCCAGGGTGGTGAGGATGCCGCGACCGGTGACAGTGCCGCGGCGCCTGTGGCTGAAGAGCCCCAGGCACCCGCAGAGAATGCCACCAAGCCCAAAAAAGACTTTATCGAGAGCCTGCCGAACTCCGTCAAATGCCGTGTTCTGGCGCTCAAAAAGCTGCAGAAGCGCTGCGATAAGATCGAGGCCAAATTTGACAAGGAATTCCAGGCTCTGGAGAAAAAGTACAACGAAATCTACAAGCCCCTACTCGCCAAGATCCAGGAGCTGACCGGAGAGATGGAGGGCTGCGCGTGGACCCTggaggaagatgatgatgaagacgACGAGgaagaagacgaggaggaggaggaagaggaggctgcaGCTGGCGCAATTGGGGGTCCCGCCGCCGCCAAGAAGTGA